From Toxorhynchites rutilus septentrionalis strain SRP chromosome 2, ASM2978413v1, whole genome shotgun sequence, a single genomic window includes:
- the LOC129766825 gene encoding craniofacial development protein 2-like: MKTRTRIGTWDILTLAQQGKLAQLTREASRLKLEILGLSEVRWPTTEEHKTPSGQALLYSGIRGENSTRERWVGFLLSPETHAALMRWEPINERIIVARFRTRVRNLTIQCYAPTDAANLQEKKSFHSQLNSVVEKIPKGDIQIHLGDFNAKIGSDNEDLERVMGRHGLGQMSENGELFAEFCGNNNMVIGRSLFPHRPAHKVTWVSWDG, encoded by the coding sequence ATGAAAACACGGACACGAATCGGAACATGGGATATACTAACCCTTGCCCAGCAGGGCAAGCTGGCCCAATTGACCAGAGAGGCTAGCCGCCTTAAGCTAGAAATCCTGGGACTGAGCGAAGTCCGTTGGCCGACCACAGAAGAACACAAGACACCATCCGGGCAAGCCCTGCTTTACTCTGGCATCCGAGGTGAAAATTCAACTCGGGAACGATGGGTTGGATTCCTATTAAGCCCGGAGACCCACGCGGCCTTAATGAGATGGGAACCGATAAATGAAAGAATAATCGTCGCCAGATTTAGAACACGGGTGAGAAACCTTACGATCCAGTGTTACGCGCCAACCGATGCTGCCAACTTGCAAGAGAAAAAGAGTTTCCACAGCCAGCTGAATAGCGTGGTTGAGAAGATTCCGAAAGGAGATATCCAAATCCATCTAGGTGACTTCAACGCGAAGATTGGCTCCGACAACGAGGACCTCGAGCGCGTCATGGGACGCCACGGTCTAGGACAGATGAGCGAAAACGGAGAGCTGTTTGCTGAGTTTTGTGGCAACAATAACATGGTCATTGGTCGATCGCTCTTCCCTCACCGACCAGCGCATAAGGTCACCTGGGTTTCCTGGGATGGCTGA